From a region of the Elusimicrobiota bacterium genome:
- a CDS encoding amino acid-binding protein, which produces MKITQLSVFLKNSKGTLYGLCNLLGKNGININAITISENLEFGAVRLLVDKTEEAIKLLKDNNFIANTTEVVVAETGDNAGSLAGILKTLFENSINVDYMYGLAEKSSKKGLLVFKFDDTDKAIEIFAKSKVKMLGKKEINGI; this is translated from the coding sequence ACTCTAAAGGCACGCTTTATGGCCTGTGCAATCTTTTAGGGAAAAATGGCATAAACATAAATGCTATTACAATATCTGAAAATCTTGAGTTCGGCGCTGTAAGGCTTTTGGTTGATAAAACTGAAGAAGCTATTAAACTTTTAAAAGATAACAATTTTATTGCCAACACTACTGAAGTGGTAGTTGCAGAAACCGGTGATAATGCCGGTTCGCTCGCAGGGATCCTAAAGACCCTGTTTGAAAATTCAATAAATGTAGATTATATGTACGGGCTGGCCGAAAAATCTTCAAAAAAGGGCTTATTGGTATTTAAATTTGACGACACTGATAAAGCAATTGAAATCTTCGCAAAAAGTAAAGTGAAAATGCTAGGCAAAAAAGAAATTAACGGCATATAA